A single region of the Cryptococcus decagattii chromosome 4, complete sequence genome encodes:
- a CDS encoding peptide-methionine (S)-S-oxide reductase has protein sequence MLPLRNFFASFSTAPRTLHSSNMVNFKTPPAPTVPTAIQAKEELKTGEDVEQAIFASGCFWGTEHLFTKHYGNLPKFSAISGYTGGHAESPSYRQVCTGATGHAEAVKVTYQSGSVAYAELVEFFYRTHDPTTVDRQGPDTGTQYRSAIFYTTPEQEEIAKKVTAEVQEKYLKGRPIVTQIAKAGPFYQAEDYHQNYLDNNPGGYECPTHRFYW, from the exons ATGCTTCCTCTTCGAAACTTTTTTGCATCTTTCTCGACTGCGCCGCGAACGCTCCACAGCTCCAATATGGTCAATTTCAAAACCCCTCCTGCCCCTACAGTGCCAACTGCTATCCAGGCGAAGGAAGAACTCAAGACCGGTGAAGATG TCGAACAAGCTATCTTCGCCTCTGGATGCTTC TGGGGTACTGAACATCTCTTCACCAAGCACTACGGGAACCTTCCAAAGTTCTCTGCTATTTCAGGTTACACCGGTGGCCATGCCGAGAGCCCTT CATACAGACAAGTCTGTACAGGAGCTACCGGTCATGCCGAGGCTGTCAAAGTGACTTACCAAAGCGGATCTGTTGCCTATGCTGAGCTTGTGGAATTCTTTTACCGAACGCATGACCCTACTACCGTTGACAGGCAAGGTCCTGATACTGGTACTC AATACAGAAGTGCTATTTTCTATACTACACCAGAGCAAGAGGAGATTGCTAAGAAGGTGACTGCGGAGGTTCAGGAGAAGTA TCTCAAGGGAAGACCCATTGTTACTCAGATTGCTAAAGCTGGCCCTTTCTACCAGGCGGAGGATTACCACCAAAACTACT TGGATAACAATCCTGGAGGATACGAGTGTCCTACTCATAGATTCTACTGGTAG